From the Deinococcus radiophilus genome, one window contains:
- the mqnC gene encoding cyclic dehypoxanthinyl futalosine synthase produces MTAEVLQKAAAGDRLSAEEIELLYHLPLPQVAAVAHELRLQRSDPQVVSFLIDRNINYSNICRVGCNFCAFYRTRRQSDSYTLDYDQISAKIRELEAVGGTRILMQGGVNPDLPLEYYTGLLRHIKANHPSIRIDAFSPEEVLFFEQSFGLNLDELLDTLIEAGLDGLPGAGGEILVDEVRAKAAPARIRSQDWFRILDAAQRKGLYTISTMVIGFGETYRQRADHLVSIRDQQDKALREYGGNGFSGFAMWTLQTEHTRLHGKAPGATAHEYLQQLAIARLALDNQPNIQASWPAQGFKVAQSALYYGASDMGSTMLEENVVSAAGGHDRHSATVRELVRIIDDAGFTPAIRNSRFQIIAYPDVAQVLGRHADNNEAQRSVGGGLVAQPQAVSASD; encoded by the coding sequence ATGACGGCTGAAGTGTTGCAAAAAGCGGCGGCAGGGGACCGCCTGAGTGCAGAGGAAATTGAGTTGCTGTACCACCTCCCCCTGCCCCAGGTGGCAGCGGTAGCCCATGAACTGCGGCTTCAGCGCTCGGACCCGCAGGTGGTCAGCTTCCTGATTGACCGCAACATCAACTACTCCAATATTTGCCGGGTGGGCTGTAACTTCTGCGCGTTCTACCGCACCCGCCGCCAGAGCGACAGCTACACCCTGGACTACGACCAAATCAGCGCCAAGATCCGCGAGTTGGAAGCGGTGGGCGGCACCCGCATCCTGATGCAGGGCGGCGTGAACCCTGATCTGCCGCTGGAGTACTACACCGGGCTGCTGCGCCACATCAAAGCGAACCACCCCAGCATCCGCATTGATGCCTTTAGCCCTGAAGAGGTGCTGTTCTTTGAGCAGAGCTTTGGCCTGAATTTGGATGAGCTGCTGGACACCCTGATCGAAGCGGGGCTGGATGGTCTGCCCGGCGCAGGCGGCGAGATTCTGGTGGATGAGGTCCGGGCAAAGGCCGCGCCCGCCCGCATACGCTCGCAGGACTGGTTCCGCATCTTGGACGCGGCGCAGCGCAAAGGGCTGTACACCATTTCCACCATGGTGATCGGCTTCGGTGAGACTTACCGCCAGCGGGCCGATCACCTCGTTTCTATCCGCGACCAGCAGGATAAGGCGCTGCGTGAGTACGGCGGCAACGGCTTTTCAGGGTTCGCAATGTGGACATTGCAGACTGAACATACCCGGCTGCACGGCAAGGCACCGGGCGCCACGGCGCACGAGTATCTGCAGCAGCTCGCCATTGCTCGACTGGCGTTGGATAACCAGCCCAACATCCAGGCCTCGTGGCCCGCGCAGGGCTTCAAGGTGGCGCAGTCGGCGCTGTACTACGGCGCCAGCGACATGGGCAGCACCATGCTCGAAGAAAACGTGGTCAGCGCAGCGGGCGGGCATGACCGACACTCGGCCACCGTACGTGAACTGGTGCGAATCATTGACGACGCGGGCTTTACCCCGGCCATCCGCAACAGCCGCTTTCAGATCATCGCCTACCCAGATGTGGCGCAGGTGCTGGGCCGTCATGCCGACAACAATGAAGCCCAGCGCTCGGTAGGAGGCGGTCTGGTGGCCCAGCCCCAAGCTGTTTCTGCCAGCGATTGA
- a CDS encoding cupin domain-containing protein, with protein MPGPAPLHLPRLAAAQSDTWVALPAGEALVSQHVLQLTRKLPGQQVQGAGEWVLCLSGEVVIDLPAGQWLRLQAGETVALPAGVVWSAVPMSGEAVLLRSSGTL; from the coding sequence ATGCCTGGCCCTGCCCCACTCCACCTGCCGCGCCTGGCCGCCGCCCAAAGTGACACCTGGGTGGCCCTACCTGCGGGTGAGGCACTCGTCTCGCAGCACGTGCTGCAGCTGACCCGCAAGCTGCCGGGTCAGCAGGTGCAGGGCGCGGGCGAGTGGGTGCTGTGCCTGTCGGGTGAGGTGGTGATTGACCTACCAGCAGGCCAGTGGCTGCGGCTGCAGGCCGGCGAAACGGTGGCGCTGCCTGCCGGAGTCGTGTGGTCGGCAGTGCCGATGTCAGGTGAAGCAGTATTGCTCCGCTCCAGTGGCACTCTCTAA
- a CDS encoding suppressor of fused domain protein produces MGSSEPVVNGLGERWLDHFMAFLGEYDEVRRYPGAVGTVQVLSFPQAITECVVFASLGFSRLHPETEVYTVADTAFDVMPDLLGNILTFWLASGGHSLQRGMWLEISAILSPDFITLTGKTAVYFTAPHGLPESFTAPALRPVQMILISAAELEMLRCDDVNAFEDMLEAQEVDVFDLRRPSL; encoded by the coding sequence ATGGGATCGTCTGAGCCAGTGGTCAACGGGTTGGGTGAGCGCTGGCTGGACCACTTCATGGCCTTTCTGGGTGAATATGACGAGGTTCGGCGTTACCCAGGTGCGGTGGGCACCGTACAGGTCCTGTCTTTTCCCCAGGCCATCACGGAATGTGTCGTCTTCGCTTCGCTGGGCTTTAGCCGCCTGCACCCGGAAACGGAAGTCTATACGGTGGCTGACACGGCCTTTGATGTTATGCCAGACCTTTTGGGCAACATCCTGACCTTCTGGTTGGCGTCAGGTGGTCATTCCCTACAGCGGGGAATGTGGCTGGAGATTTCCGCGATCCTGTCCCCCGACTTCATCACTTTGACGGGTAAGACCGCTGTGTATTTCACTGCGCCGCATGGACTGCCAGAATCTTTTACTGCTCCAGCGCTGCGCCCGGTGCAAATGATTCTGATCAGTGCCGCTGAGCTGGAGATGCTCCGCTGCGATGACGTGAACGCCTTTGAAGATATGCTGGAGGCACAAGAGGTAGATGTTTTTGACTTGCGTCGCCCTTCCCTTTAG
- the topA gene encoding type I DNA topoisomerase: protein MPNTLVIVESPAKAKTIAKYLGKGYAVESSIGHIRDLPRSAADIPEKYKKESWARLGLNVDDGFKPLYVVSPEKRTHVARLRKLAAQADEIILATDDDREGESIAWHLYEELRPKVPVRRMVFHEITKEAIQKAIQSPREIDTNLVEAQETRRALDRLYGYEVSPVLWKKVAPKLSAGRVQSVATRMLVERERERMLFVSGTWWDLLVTALKDGQTFPARLTEVGGERLAVGKDFDPNTGKVKQGSDTRLLTEAEAQALAAGLRGQPLRVLSAEEKPFTQRPPAPFITSTLQQEGGRKLRLSSRDTMRAAQRLYEGGYITYMRTDSTNLSAEAVNAARQQAAQMYGQDHVSPQPRVYAKKAKNAQEAHEAIRPAGSTFRTPEQLRSELGGAEWRLYDLIWKRTVASQMADAKGLSLRVRLGGQVNGEALTLAASGRTIQFAGFLRAYVEGSDDPAAALGDRETHLPPLKEGDTATAQDVAAESHETQPPARFTEASLVQGLEAAGIGRPSTYASIIQTIQDRGYAQRKGQALVPSWTAFATSALLEHHFGQLVDYDFTARMEEDLDEIAGGRESRVPYLERFYLGTGSAPREGEAPAFGLRPLIETKMGEIDARGIATIDVPRLRGSGIELRVGRYGPYMQRGDSKANLPEDLVPDELTLERAEELMAQPSGDNELGTDPESGQLVFARSGRYGPYVSLGGEEGKPLKSASLFPSDSLGSMTLERALELLSLPRLVGVSDGQEVWAMNGRYGPYIKRGSDSRSLTSHDQLFDVTLAQAEDIFKQPKYGGRGQAAEPLAVYQNEGHSDIQLKKGRYGPYLTDGERNATLRQGESAETLSAEQALDIMQERGKEPKSKAGRGKKAASAKPKASAKKAEAPAKAALSWDDLKPYLSVLDDTERQLVTATREQGRKVDAVAPELGLDLKRAKGMALQASKRLNQAARADGVGGSAAAPARKTAPSKTAAGGSSASRKASATAKKAPITWERLKPYLSVLSPEERALVTATREQGRRVEEVAPELGLDVKQARGMALQASKKLNQAARADGIV from the coding sequence ATGCCGAACACTCTGGTTATCGTGGAATCGCCAGCCAAAGCCAAGACCATCGCCAAATACCTGGGCAAAGGCTACGCGGTGGAGTCCAGCATTGGGCATATCCGCGACCTGCCGCGCAGCGCCGCCGACATCCCCGAGAAGTACAAAAAAGAATCGTGGGCACGCCTGGGGCTGAATGTAGACGACGGCTTTAAGCCGCTGTATGTCGTGTCGCCCGAAAAGCGGACCCATGTGGCCCGGCTACGCAAGCTGGCCGCCCAGGCCGACGAAATTATTCTGGCGACCGACGATGACCGCGAAGGGGAGAGCATCGCCTGGCACCTCTACGAGGAACTGCGGCCCAAGGTGCCGGTGCGCCGGATGGTCTTTCACGAGATCACCAAAGAGGCGATCCAAAAGGCGATTCAGTCGCCGCGCGAGATCGACACCAACTTGGTCGAAGCCCAGGAAACCCGCCGCGCCCTGGACCGCCTGTACGGTTACGAGGTCAGCCCAGTGCTATGGAAAAAGGTGGCTCCCAAGCTGTCGGCCGGCCGGGTGCAGAGTGTAGCGACCCGGATGCTGGTGGAGCGCGAACGTGAGCGGATGCTGTTTGTCAGCGGGACGTGGTGGGACCTACTGGTCACGGCGCTCAAGGACGGTCAGACCTTTCCGGCCCGCCTGACCGAAGTGGGGGGCGAACGGCTGGCCGTGGGCAAGGATTTTGACCCCAACACCGGCAAAGTGAAGCAGGGCAGTGACACCCGGTTGCTGACCGAAGCTGAAGCCCAGGCGCTGGCGGCGGGGCTGCGTGGTCAGCCGCTGCGGGTTCTGAGCGCCGAGGAAAAGCCGTTCACCCAGCGGCCGCCCGCACCCTTTATTACCTCGACTTTGCAGCAAGAAGGCGGGCGCAAGCTGCGCCTCAGCTCGCGTGACACCATGCGGGCCGCCCAGCGGCTCTATGAGGGCGGCTACATCACCTATATGCGGACCGATTCGACCAACCTGAGCGCCGAGGCGGTCAACGCAGCCCGGCAGCAGGCCGCGCAGATGTACGGTCAGGACCATGTGTCGCCGCAGCCCCGTGTCTATGCCAAAAAGGCCAAAAATGCTCAGGAAGCCCACGAGGCGATTCGTCCGGCGGGCAGCACGTTCCGCACGCCTGAGCAATTGCGCAGCGAGCTGGGCGGCGCCGAGTGGCGACTGTACGACCTGATCTGGAAGCGTACCGTCGCCTCGCAGATGGCTGACGCCAAAGGCCTGAGCCTGCGGGTGCGCCTGGGTGGACAGGTGAACGGCGAGGCCCTGACGCTGGCCGCTTCGGGGCGGACCATTCAGTTCGCTGGATTTCTGCGGGCCTATGTAGAAGGCAGTGACGACCCCGCCGCCGCACTAGGCGACCGTGAAACCCACCTGCCCCCACTGAAAGAGGGCGACACTGCGACTGCACAGGACGTGGCTGCCGAAAGCCACGAAACCCAGCCCCCGGCCCGCTTTACCGAGGCCAGCTTGGTCCAGGGGCTGGAGGCGGCGGGCATCGGGCGGCCCAGCACCTACGCCAGCATCATCCAGACCATTCAGGATCGTGGCTACGCTCAGCGCAAGGGTCAAGCGCTGGTGCCCAGCTGGACGGCGTTCGCGACCTCGGCGCTGCTGGAACATCACTTCGGGCAACTGGTGGATTACGATTTCACCGCCCGCATGGAAGAAGACCTGGACGAGATCGCCGGAGGCCGCGAGAGCCGCGTGCCATATCTGGAGCGCTTTTATCTGGGGACAGGGTCTGCGCCGCGTGAGGGCGAAGCTCCGGCGTTCGGCCTGCGTCCCCTCATCGAAACCAAGATGGGCGAGATTGACGCCCGTGGCATCGCCACCATTGACGTGCCCCGGCTGCGTGGCAGCGGCATCGAGCTGCGGGTGGGGCGCTACGGTCCCTATATGCAGCGCGGTGACAGCAAGGCCAACTTGCCCGAAGACCTGGTGCCCGACGAGCTGACCCTGGAGCGTGCCGAGGAGCTGATGGCCCAGCCTAGCGGCGACAACGAACTGGGCACCGACCCGGAAAGCGGCCAGCTGGTATTTGCCCGCAGCGGGCGCTACGGTCCCTATGTGTCGCTGGGTGGCGAAGAAGGCAAGCCGCTCAAGTCGGCCAGCCTGTTTCCCAGCGACAGCCTGGGCAGCATGACGTTGGAACGGGCGCTGGAACTGCTCAGTCTGCCGCGTCTGGTGGGCGTCAGTGACGGCCAGGAAGTCTGGGCCATGAACGGACGCTATGGCCCTTACATTAAGCGTGGCAGCGACTCGCGCAGCCTGACCAGCCATGATCAACTGTTCGACGTCACCCTGGCCCAGGCCGAGGACATCTTCAAGCAGCCCAAATACGGCGGGCGTGGTCAGGCCGCCGAGCCGCTGGCGGTGTATCAGAACGAGGGCCACAGTGACATTCAGCTGAAGAAGGGCCGCTATGGTCCCTACCTGACCGACGGTGAGCGCAACGCCACCTTGCGGCAGGGCGAAAGCGCTGAAACCCTGAGCGCTGAACAGGCTCTGGACATCATGCAGGAGCGCGGCAAGGAGCCTAAAAGCAAAGCGGGCAGAGGGAAAAAAGCTGCCAGCGCCAAGCCGAAGGCGAGTGCCAAGAAGGCCGAAGCCCCGGCCAAGGCTGCCCTCTCCTGGGACGACCTGAAACCCTACCTGAGCGTGTTGGACGACACCGAGCGGCAGCTGGTCACCGCGACCCGCGAACAGGGGCGCAAAGTGGACGCCGTCGCGCCTGAATTGGGCTTAGACCTCAAGCGGGCCAAAGGGATGGCGCTGCAAGCCAGCAAACGGCTGAATCAGGCGGCGCGGGCTGATGGGGTCGGCGGCAGTGCGGCGGCCCCAGCCCGCAAAACTGCCCCCAGCAAGACGGCGGCGGGTGGGTCCTCAGCCAGCCGCAAAGCTTCGGCTACGGCCAAAAAAGCCCCGATCACCTGGGAGCGCTTAAAGCCGTATTTGAGCGTCCTCAGCCCCGAAGAGCGGGCGTTGGTCACGGCGACCCGCGAGCAGGGTCGCCGAGTAGAAGAGGTGGCTCCTGAACTGGGCCTGGACGTCAAACAAGCGCGGGGCATGGCGCTGCAGGCCAGCAAGAAGCTGAATCAAGCAGCGCGGGCCGATGGGATCGTCTGA
- a CDS encoding YdcF family protein, which produces MLGLFRFLLLLLILGAAFVLWPIGVPDEAPHDTLIVLGAAQYSGRPSPAFRVRLDHALELYQAGGIRTIVVTGGRIEGDPYTEGGVGTAYLYRQGVPRSALLAEERSRTTEQNLNYAAKLVSPGTSVTIVTDRVHAPRALAMARDLGMDANASPSALWQNVSPRYLLREKAAWLAYQLFGYTGQTHSEPHSG; this is translated from the coding sequence ATGCTTGGGTTGTTCCGCTTCCTGCTGTTGCTCCTGATTCTGGGGGCAGCTTTTGTGCTGTGGCCTATCGGCGTGCCGGACGAAGCGCCCCATGACACCTTGATCGTGCTGGGGGCCGCGCAGTATTCAGGGCGCCCCAGCCCCGCCTTCCGGGTACGGCTGGACCACGCGCTGGAACTGTATCAGGCTGGCGGGATTCGGACCATCGTGGTGACCGGCGGGCGCATAGAGGGCGACCCTTACACCGAGGGCGGAGTAGGCACGGCTTATCTGTATCGCCAGGGAGTGCCGAGGAGTGCCCTGCTGGCTGAGGAGCGCAGCCGCACCACCGAGCAGAACCTGAACTACGCCGCCAAGCTGGTGTCCCCCGGCACATCAGTGACCATCGTGACTGACCGGGTCCATGCGCCGCGTGCCCTGGCGATGGCGCGTGACCTGGGCATGGACGCCAATGCCAGTCCCAGTGCGCTGTGGCAAAACGTGAGCCCGCGCTACCTGCTGCGCGAAAAGGCCGCCTGGCTGGCCTATCAGTTGTTCGGTTACACCGGTCAGACCCACTCGGAACCCCACAGCGGCTAG
- a CDS encoding potassium channel family protein yields the protein MSTDTSLFTALEALRPWLGLAGLGLLLFALLDLLTTSLQMGEGPLTRAIYRGTTRLLHALRRRRDRREVLAWNPIWMVMGTFISWFVLTWLGWTLLFWSQADLVTWAEDEQPASLTDTAYFVGYTLTTLGLGDLHAKTSGWRLLTPLAALNGFFLLTFAITFLTPIASSRSERRQVSLRIFRAGPTPQAFVLTGLNDHPHGLAGLLHDLSGDLIRLDAQHRSALFLHSFYDHYAEVDPHLQLAVLGEALLIAQYGLKDGPPKRLQAVRDSVEGLIWSFYEVQDRGQSPLPPLSLEPLRQQGVNVVDAAEFQAALEREQEFRRGLYDMATTAGWPAEKVTGSGD from the coding sequence ATGTCCACCGATACCAGCCTGTTCACTGCGCTGGAGGCACTGCGGCCCTGGCTGGGACTGGCCGGCCTGGGCCTGCTCCTGTTCGCACTGCTGGACCTCCTGACCACCAGTTTGCAGATGGGCGAAGGTCCCCTGACCCGCGCCATATATCGCGGCACCACCCGCTTGCTGCACGCTCTGCGGCGGCGCCGGGACCGGCGCGAAGTACTGGCCTGGAATCCGATCTGGATGGTGATGGGCACGTTCATCAGCTGGTTCGTGCTGACCTGGCTCGGCTGGACGCTGCTGTTCTGGTCCCAGGCAGACCTGGTGACCTGGGCCGAGGATGAGCAACCGGCTTCCCTGACCGACACCGCCTACTTCGTGGGCTACACCCTGACCACGCTGGGCCTGGGCGACCTGCACGCCAAGACCTCCGGCTGGCGGCTGCTTACCCCACTGGCAGCGCTGAATGGGTTTTTCCTGTTGACCTTCGCCATCACCTTCCTGACGCCCATAGCATCATCACGCAGTGAGCGGCGACAGGTTTCGCTCCGTATCTTCCGGGCTGGCCCCACCCCTCAGGCCTTTGTGCTGACTGGGCTGAACGACCACCCGCACGGCCTGGCTGGGCTGCTGCATGATCTGAGCGGCGACCTGATCCGACTGGATGCCCAGCACCGCAGCGCCCTCTTTCTGCATTCCTTCTACGACCACTATGCCGAGGTAGACCCGCACCTGCAACTGGCGGTGCTGGGCGAGGCACTCTTGATCGCGCAGTATGGCCTCAAGGACGGGCCACCCAAGCGCCTCCAGGCAGTACGCGACTCGGTGGAGGGCCTCATCTGGTCCTTTTATGAGGTGCAGGACCGGGGCCAAAGCCCGTTGCCACCGCTGTCGCTGGAGCCCTTGCGACAGCAAGGGGTGAACGTGGTAGACGCAGCCGAGTTCCAGGCCGCACTTGAGCGTGAGCAAGAGTTTCGCCGGGGCCTGTACGACATGGCAACCACCGCCGGATGGCCAGCAGAGAAGGTGACTGGCAGCGGGGACTGA
- the murJ gene encoding murein biosynthesis integral membrane protein MurJ → MSASQPPAPDHVGPDAPTAETGLHDAHGSVTPEPSEGTQSVRSAGARGGRGSGGGPKSVRRNTAVVMLGTLGSRLSGVFRQQIINLFDNTTMDAFTAAVRVPNLLRELLAEGALVNSFIPVYKSLNTVERRRLAQVFSGVMIAVNLVLTAVGILAAPWVVDLLLADNSNVDPVLTLYMTRLVMPFLMLISLSSVAMGLLNADEHFKESSFAPVAFNIASIIALLLLPQQATWLAMGWLIGGLAQLVVQLPALNRFGLLPRPTLGRHPALGRVLKQMAPFTLTAGTRQILNVYVSRLLSNAQLFPPGTQAGYTNAEALFTMANGLFVVSPALAMFPRFSQLAADGNWTGFRALTLQGLRTTTFMAAPISALLVALAPYAASIFNLSGTMPETRFNAASGILSGWALALIPWAMVTILLRTFYARERTRDAVVISAVGFVLEVVLYNALVPVIGFWGFGVSTAISGVLMTLALIWMYRRAVPLPLSPLLNHLGRAVPLAGLAGLTAWVVSLLLPDAGPLLPSLLVLAVAGGLGLAVYLGGAVLLKMPEVDGVTRRLRRG, encoded by the coding sequence GTGAGCGCCTCCCAGCCCCCTGCCCCGGACCACGTTGGCCCCGATGCGCCCACTGCCGAAACGGGCCTGCACGATGCCCACGGGAGTGTGACCCCGGAGCCGTCCGAGGGCACCCAGTCCGTGAGGAGTGCCGGAGCGCGTGGCGGGCGGGGCAGCGGCGGCGGCCCCAAGTCGGTGCGGCGCAACACCGCCGTGGTCATGCTGGGCACGCTGGGGTCGCGGCTGTCGGGCGTGTTCCGCCAGCAGATCATCAACCTGTTCGACAACACCACCATGGACGCCTTTACGGCGGCGGTGCGGGTACCCAACCTGCTGCGCGAACTGCTGGCCGAGGGCGCCCTGGTCAACTCCTTTATTCCGGTCTACAAGTCGCTGAACACGGTGGAGCGCCGCCGGTTGGCCCAGGTGTTCAGCGGTGTGATGATCGCAGTGAACCTGGTCCTGACCGCCGTGGGCATCCTGGCCGCGCCCTGGGTCGTGGACCTGTTGCTGGCCGACAACAGCAACGTGGACCCGGTCTTGACGCTTTACATGACCCGGCTGGTGATGCCGTTCCTGATGCTGATTAGCCTCTCCAGCGTGGCGATGGGCCTGCTGAACGCCGACGAGCACTTCAAGGAAAGCAGTTTCGCCCCGGTGGCCTTTAACATCGCCAGCATCATCGCGCTGCTGCTGTTGCCCCAGCAGGCCACCTGGCTGGCCATGGGCTGGCTGATCGGCGGGCTGGCGCAGTTGGTGGTGCAGTTGCCGGCGCTGAACCGTTTCGGGCTGTTGCCCCGGCCCACGCTGGGCCGCCACCCGGCGCTGGGGCGGGTCTTGAAACAGATGGCCCCCTTTACCCTGACCGCCGGCACCCGGCAGATCCTGAACGTGTATGTGTCGCGCCTGCTCAGCAACGCGCAGCTGTTCCCGCCCGGTACCCAGGCCGGTTACACCAACGCTGAAGCCCTGTTTACCATGGCCAATGGCCTGTTCGTGGTATCGCCGGCGCTGGCGATGTTTCCGCGCTTCTCGCAGCTGGCCGCCGACGGCAACTGGACCGGCTTCCGGGCGCTGACCTTGCAGGGCCTGCGGACCACCACTTTTATGGCTGCGCCGATCAGTGCGCTGCTGGTGGCACTGGCCCCCTACGCTGCCAGCATCTTCAACCTGAGTGGCACTATGCCTGAAACCCGCTTCAACGCGGCCAGCGGCATCCTGTCAGGCTGGGCGCTGGCGCTGATTCCCTGGGCGATGGTGACCATCTTGCTGCGGACCTTTTATGCCCGCGAGCGCACCCGTGACGCCGTGGTGATCAGCGCCGTGGGTTTTGTGCTGGAAGTGGTGCTGTACAACGCCCTGGTGCCGGTCATCGGGTTCTGGGGGTTCGGGGTCAGCACGGCGATCAGCGGGGTGCTGATGACGCTGGCGCTGATCTGGATGTACCGCCGCGCCGTACCGCTGCCCCTGTCGCCGCTGCTGAACCACCTGGGCCGCGCGGTGCCGCTGGCCGGGCTGGCGGGGCTGACCGCCTGGGTGGTGTCGCTGCTGCTGCCGGACGCGGGGCCGCTGCTGCCCAGCCTGCTGGTGCTGGCGGTGGCCGGCGGTCTGGGCCTGGCGGTGTACCTGGGCGGAGCCGTGCTGCTGAAGATGCCCGAAGTGGACGGCGTGACCCGCCGCTTGCGGCGCGGCTGA
- a CDS encoding phosphatase PAP2 family protein encodes MTPPLRTHRLNLRTLALLALGIVLPLLVVGELAEDLLEKERFRLEVPIMDWIHAHAGTTLTRVSLSLHELGGPLTMSFLVLLVAALLYQQRHRAEALLALLGIGGTVLITAAMKLVFDRSRPELWPRLVEETGASFPSGHSAAAAALATFVVIVLWGTRWRWPALLLALAYTLLMGYSRMVLGVHLPTDVLAGWMTGLATVSGVYRLMRRRIKAQGAGRLPLPTQHAPAADTEMGHLEPEKEAPTARQSPLTAKLRP; translated from the coding sequence ATGACCCCGCCGCTGCGCACCCACCGCCTGAACCTCCGGACCCTGGCCCTGCTGGCGTTGGGGATCGTCCTGCCCCTGCTGGTGGTGGGCGAGCTGGCCGAGGACCTGCTGGAGAAGGAACGCTTCCGGCTGGAAGTACCGATTATGGATTGGATCCACGCCCACGCCGGCACGACACTGACCCGAGTGAGCCTGAGCCTGCATGAACTGGGCGGCCCACTGACCATGAGTTTTCTGGTGCTCCTGGTGGCTGCCTTGCTCTATCAACAGCGCCACCGTGCCGAAGCGCTGCTGGCGCTGCTGGGCATAGGCGGCACGGTGCTGATCACTGCGGCCATGAAGCTGGTGTTTGACCGCTCCCGACCGGAACTGTGGCCCCGGCTGGTAGAAGAAACGGGCGCGTCATTTCCCAGTGGGCACAGTGCAGCGGCGGCAGCCCTGGCGACCTTCGTAGTGATTGTGTTGTGGGGCACCCGCTGGCGCTGGCCCGCGCTGCTGCTGGCGCTGGCCTACACCCTGCTGATGGGCTACTCGCGCATGGTGCTGGGCGTGCATTTGCCCACCGATGTGCTGGCTGGCTGGATGACCGGACTGGCAACGGTGAGCGGTGTCTACCGCCTAATGCGCAGACGGATCAAGGCCCAGGGCGCAGGCCGTCTGCCTCTGCCTACCCAGCACGCACCCGCAGCAGACACGGAGATGGGACACCTGGAACCGGAAAAGGAAGCGCCGACCGCCCGGCAGTCACCGCTGACCGCTAAGCTGCGCCCATGA
- a CDS encoding SDR family NAD(P)-dependent oxidoreductase: MSDKLTALITGAAQGIGRATAELYAERGDMVLSVDLQDIPKLGRHPRVQADITTSEGRQQILDAARALGHLDVLVNNAAYQGAAGAVQDVSEDGWRRTLDTNLTAPLLLTRLLLPLMGDGSAVVNVASVQGLFAEQGNAAYNASKGGLVNLTRAMALDLAPLGLRVNAVAPGAVSTEAVEQAIGESDDPKKTRRDYEDLHALRRIGTPREVAQVIHFLGSAEASFMTGAIVPVDGGMTSSFMMAGRPV; encoded by the coding sequence ATGAGCGACAAGCTGACCGCCCTGATTACCGGAGCGGCCCAGGGCATTGGCCGGGCCACCGCTGAGCTGTACGCCGAGCGCGGCGACATGGTGCTGAGCGTGGACCTGCAGGACATCCCCAAACTGGGCCGACACCCCAGGGTGCAGGCCGACATCACCACCAGTGAGGGCCGCCAGCAGATTCTGGATGCGGCCCGCGCACTGGGCCACCTGGATGTCCTGGTCAATAACGCCGCCTATCAGGGCGCGGCGGGAGCGGTACAGGACGTGTCCGAAGACGGCTGGCGGCGCACCCTGGACACCAACCTCACCGCCCCGCTGCTGCTGACCCGCCTACTGCTGCCGCTGATGGGTGACGGCAGCGCGGTGGTCAATGTTGCCAGCGTGCAGGGCCTCTTCGCTGAGCAGGGCAACGCTGCCTACAACGCCAGCAAAGGTGGCCTGGTCAACCTGACGCGGGCCATGGCACTGGACCTGGCCCCGCTGGGACTGCGGGTGAACGCCGTGGCCCCTGGCGCGGTCAGTACCGAAGCGGTGGAGCAGGCCATCGGGGAGAGCGACGACCCCAAGAAGACCCGCCGCGACTATGAAGACCTGCACGCCCTGCGCCGGATCGGTACGCCTAGGGAGGTGGCCCAGGTCATCCACTTTCTGGGCAGTGCCGAGGCCAGCTTTATGACTGGAGCCATCGTGCCAGTAGACGGCGGCATGACCAGCAGTTTCATGATGGCAGGACGGCCCGTCTAA